One genomic window of Pseudomonas sp. LFM046 includes the following:
- the ettA gene encoding energy-dependent translational throttle protein EttA produces MAQYVYTMHRVGKVVPPKREILKDISLSFFPGAKIGVLGLNGAGKSTLLRIMAGVDTEIDGEARPMPGIKVGYLPQEPKLDPTKSVRDIVEEAVGEIKQAQARLDEVYAAYAEPDADFDALAAEQAKLEAILQASDGHNLERQLEVAADALRLPPWDAKIEHLSGGEKRRVALCRLLLSAPDMLLLDEPTNHLDADSVAWLEHFLHDFPGTVVAITHDRYFLDNVAGWILELDRGYGIPFEGNYSGWLESKANRLAQEAKQEASHAKAMKAELEWVRQGAKARQSKSKARLQRFEEMQSQEFQKRSETNEIYIPAGPRLGDKVIELQNVTKGYGDRVLIDDLSLSIPKGAIVGVIGGNGAGKSTLFRMLTGKEQPDSGTIEIGETVQIASVDQSRDSLEGTKTVWEQVSDGFEQIKIGNYEVPSRSYVGRFNFKGADQQKFVKDLSGGERGRLHLALTLKQGGNVLLLDEPSNDLDVETLRALEEALLDFPGAAIVISHDRWFLDRIATHILSYEDDGKVTFFEGNYTEFEADRKKRLGDAASQPHRVRYKKLAQ; encoded by the coding sequence ATGGCTCAATACGTCTACACCATGCACCGGGTCGGCAAGGTCGTGCCCCCGAAGCGTGAGATCCTCAAAGACATTTCCCTGTCCTTCTTCCCGGGCGCCAAGATCGGCGTGCTCGGTCTGAACGGCGCGGGTAAGTCGACCCTGCTGCGCATCATGGCCGGCGTGGATACCGAGATCGACGGTGAAGCCCGCCCGATGCCGGGCATCAAGGTCGGTTACCTGCCCCAGGAACCGAAACTCGACCCGACCAAGAGCGTGCGTGACATCGTCGAAGAGGCCGTAGGCGAGATCAAGCAGGCCCAGGCGCGTCTGGACGAAGTCTATGCCGCCTACGCCGAGCCGGATGCCGATTTCGACGCCCTCGCTGCCGAGCAGGCCAAGCTGGAGGCCATCCTCCAGGCCTCTGACGGCCACAACCTGGAGCGTCAGCTGGAAGTCGCCGCCGATGCCCTGCGTCTGCCGCCGTGGGACGCGAAGATCGAACACCTCTCCGGTGGCGAGAAGCGCCGCGTAGCGCTTTGCCGCCTGCTGCTGTCGGCCCCCGACATGCTGCTGCTGGACGAACCGACCAACCACCTGGACGCCGACTCCGTCGCCTGGCTGGAGCACTTCCTCCACGACTTCCCCGGCACCGTGGTCGCCATTACCCACGACCGTTACTTCCTCGACAACGTCGCCGGCTGGATTCTCGAACTGGACCGCGGTTACGGCATCCCCTTCGAGGGCAACTACTCCGGCTGGCTGGAATCCAAGGCCAACCGCCTGGCCCAGGAAGCCAAGCAGGAAGCCTCCCACGCCAAGGCCATGAAGGCCGAACTGGAGTGGGTGCGCCAGGGCGCCAAGGCTCGTCAATCGAAGTCCAAGGCCCGTCTGCAACGCTTCGAGGAAATGCAGTCCCAGGAATTCCAGAAGCGCAGCGAAACCAACGAGATCTACATCCCGGCCGGTCCGCGCCTGGGCGACAAGGTCATCGAACTGCAGAACGTCACCAAGGGCTACGGCGATCGCGTGCTGATCGACGACCTGTCCCTGAGCATTCCGAAAGGCGCCATCGTCGGCGTGATCGGCGGTAACGGCGCGGGTAAATCCACCCTGTTCCGCATGCTGACCGGCAAGGAGCAACCGGACTCGGGCACCATCGAGATCGGTGAAACTGTGCAGATCGCCAGCGTCGACCAGAGCCGCGACAGCCTGGAAGGCACCAAGACCGTTTGGGAGCAGGTTTCCGACGGCTTCGAGCAGATCAAGATCGGCAACTACGAAGTCCCGTCGCGCAGCTACGTCGGCCGCTTCAACTTCAAGGGCGCCGACCAGCAGAAGTTCGTCAAGGACCTCTCCGGTGGTGAGCGTGGCCGCCTGCACCTGGCACTGACCCTGAAGCAGGGCGGCAACGTGCTGCTGCTCGACGAACCGTCCAACGACCTCGACGTGGAAACCCTGCGCGCGCTGGAAGAAGCGCTGCTGGACTTCCCCGGCGCCGCCATCGTGATCTCCCACGATCGCTGGTTCCTGGACCGTATCGCCACCCACATCCTGTCCTACGAGGACGACGGCAAGGTGACCTTCTTCGAAGGCAACTACACCGAGTTCGAAGCGGACCGTAAAAAGCGTCTCGGCGACGCGGCCTCCCAGCCGCACCGGGTGCGTTACAAGAAGCTGGCGCAGTAA